The following nucleotide sequence is from bacterium HR17.
TGAAAAGGAGGGAAACGACGATGCCGATTAAGGTTCGCATTCCGACGCCGTTGCAAAACCTTACGGGCGGCGCCGCCGAGGTGATCGCCGAAGGCAAGACGGTTCGGGAAGTCATTGACGACTTGGACCGAAAGTATGCAGGCATCAAAACACGCCTGTGCGAAGAGAGCGGTGAAGTCCGCCGCTTCGTGAACATCTTCGTCAACGACGAAGACATTCGCTTCCTGCAGGGCTTGGACACTGCCCTGAAAGAGGGCGACGAGGTGTCCATCATCCCCGCCATCGCGGGGGGCAGGTAACCTGTCGGCGAAGGAGGGCGTCGTCACCCTGTCAGCGACTTCGGAGGCGAAAGAGCATGGCGACCACAAGGCGCCGGGTGCAATTGGTCTATCCCAAGCACTTGGTGGACAAGCCGATTTTGTGGCAACTGGGGCAGCAGTTTCAGGTCATCACCAACATCCGTCGCGCCAATGTGGATGCGGAATGCGGTTGGATTGACTTAGAACTGGAAGGCGAAGAGGACGAAATGGAACGGGCAATCGCGTGGCTGCGGCAAGTCGGAGTGGAAGTCAACCCTGTTGAGCGGCAAGTGATTGAATGAGGTCAACGCCCTGCGTTCAACTTGCGCCAAAGGGTCACGATACCGCTTGCGTCCAGTCAGGGTCGCCAAAGCCTTTCGCCGTCTTGAGAATCTTATGCACCGCCATCGTTATTGGAGACGGCGAGGGCAATGTTCGTGGGCTAAGGTGACGATGTAGCCCAAAATCTTTGTAATGCAGGGCGGGCTGCCCCCCGCTAAATTGGTCGTTGAGTATATCGGTAGGCATCGGCAGTTCAAGGGCATCGCGGATGAAGTGTGGGTCAAGCCCAATCCTTTCGCAAACTCGGCGGCTTCACACCACCGGCGCGCTGGCACGCCC
It contains:
- the cysO gene encoding Sulfur carrier protein CysO, with amino-acid sequence MPIKVRIPTPLQNLTGGAAEVIAEGKTVREVIDDLDRKYAGIKTRLCEESGEVRRFVNIFVNDEDIRFLQGLDTALKEGDEVSIIPAIAGGR